The Topomyia yanbarensis strain Yona2022 chromosome 3, ASM3024719v1, whole genome shotgun sequence nucleotide sequence tagccTTTCTGTTCCGACTGGTGAAACGTGGAGGGCTGAGTCACGACAGAAAATTCTCTGAGTTTCTTCGTGGACCTCAGCTGGGGACCGCTCCGGCGATGGTTGAACTGGCGACGCTGACTGGTAATGTGAGGAAAAATTAGATTCGATGGCgaggtggcagcaggaatgggacagtACAGACAGCAGGAAGGTTTACGTACCGGTTCATCCCAAagctgtcgacgtgggtcaatagaaagcacggagaggaGAATTTCCACCTGACCCAgctcctgtcgggccacggctgcttcaggaagtatcttcatcaaTTAGGGCACGCAACGTTTACATTGTGGCTGGAGTGTGAGAAAGTCGAGGAGGCAATGGAATATGTGGTTTTTGAATGTCCGAAACGATTTAAACACGTGGAATGTGGTCGACAACGTGGTGACGCAGATCGTGACCGCCTTACAGCGGAAATGGCGTGATGAACAGCAAGCAACAGTTTCGTGAGGGCAATCACCGCCAGGAAACTGCCGGAGTAGTCGGGGCATCAGCAAACCGGAAGCCCTGCTGCACTGACATCGTCGAATTGATatctcggtttcgggagaactctCGCCGAGGAATTCTTCGTTGGAGCAggccaggtccatcgtcggagactagaccgagtagttcgcgaacaagttggGACGTCAACGAGCAAGGCCGCTTACAGACTGGCAGCGAGAAGCTGATCAGGGATGTACGAATCTGAGGAGCTACTTTGAGAACCGGCAACAGATCTACGAAACTGGCGCGGAAAAAAGAAGTGTAACCGTAGCAGCGGACGTTCCACAGGATTCCATACTCgatccaactctttggaatgctATGTACGACGGAGTGCTAAGATTAAggttttgcggacgacgtgGCGCTCCTAGTGATCGTCGAATTACTAGAGGAAGTAGAAGTACTCGCAACGGATGTTATGGAAGATTGGATGCACCAGAAGAAGCTGACgttagctcaccacaaaaccgagCTGGTTTTGATAAGCAACCGAAAGGCAGTGCAGCTGCAAGAATTTCGGTCGGAGAGTGTATCATCAACTCAAAGCGGGAAGTTAGACAACTGGGAATGATGATAGACGACCGACTAAGCTTTAATAGCAGCATCGTCCACGCATGCGGGAGGGCCGTAAAAGTGATCTCTGCACTATCTCGGATCATCCTCAACAATTCGGCGATCAAAAAGCGACTACTGGCGAGTGTCTCCATATCGGTGCTCCGATACGCAGGACTGCATGGGTGACGGCACTGCAGACAAAGAAGAACACAGATCGGCTGAACACCACGATGGCCATACGGTTGTCTGGCGCGTATCGAACTATCTCGTCAGAGGCAGCCTACGTGATAGCTGGAACAATTCCCATAAACCTTCTACTCGAAGAAGATAGCGAGTGTTATAGGAATCGAGGCACGAGAGGAGTTCGTAAACGAGCCCGAGCTGATACCTTAAGCAAGGGGCGACATCAGTGGAATAACATTGTAAACGGTAGATGGACCCATCGACAAATTCCATGACTGTCGGTGTGAGTCTACAGAGCACACGGTGAAATGAACTTCCGCATGACACAGTTCTTGTCTGGTCAGGGCGGTTTCAAGAAGTATCTGAATAGGTCGTTCTGCATCGCATGCGGTGATGCAGAGGAAACACCTGAGcaagtggtcttcgaatgcctgCGATTCGAGCACGAGCAAAACGAAATCAGAACCATTGTCGGTAAGGACGTTAAAATGAGCAATATTGTCTATGAGGACGTTAACAAGAACAATATCGTCCAAAGAATGTGCGCGGACAAAGAAAAATGGGTCGCGGTGGCCAGAGCAGTCATTCAGATCATGTCAGCGTTAAAGCGAAGATGGCAAGAAGACGTCCAGCAACGTAGCAGTGCACGGCTTCGGATTGTCGAGGCACTGATGAACGGGAAGTTACGCTTCACCTGGAATTGCCGGACCAACCTTAACACTCGACAAGTTAGTCTGCGGAAGAGAGATAAAGTAGACAACCGGGAGCGACtggagtagactagatccactgtcggggactagactgagcgcACGCATCGTCGACAATAGGTGCTCCGACCTGAGAACTGGAAGTCATACTCCCCGCGGAATCGCAGGATTGATCTCGGCACCTAAACGACCAGCAGAACCAGATAACGGTTTCGAGAGAATTTTCGACGTCGGAAGGCTAGGCTAACCGTTGACGACTAGTACGAATAGATCGTGAAGTACCACCGGGAAATGATCGTCGGGGCGTCTGCGAACTGGAAGTAATCCTCAACCCAGAATCGACCTCGGCGTCTAcccgggtagcatcggtttcCGAATATCTTCTAGTGCCGGGGAAGTCTTcatcggagtaggaaagatccaccgtcgggggcTATTCCAAATAGTCTGTAGCGCATCGCCGGCTTGTATCGTCTGAGCATCAGTGAACCGGACATTATCTTCCACCCTGAGCCACTGGACAAACTTCGGCACACTGCCGGACAGCATCGAAGCAggaataacgcgtccgtcaacgaTTGCAGTAGACATTaattcgtcggggaactctcggTCGAGCTAGGCCAGCTCCACCGTCGgagactacgccgagtagcaccgaaagCAACAacggcaccagtgaaccggaagccaccctccaaccAGAATCGCTGGATCGATCACGACATCCAATTGGTCAACATGCATGTGCATGAGCAAAACCTCCCACCGAAGTAGTcttttcaaatggaatccgagGGATCcggcaaatgtcggactccttGGTGGAGTTTGGTGTAGTAGGGCTCAGAGTTCTTTTCTGCTCAGAGTCTGACACACGgtcgaaatcggtagtatggccTAACTACTGAACGTGGGTTGGGTCAgcgtaaaagctttaccaccaagtcaaaaaaaaaaatacgcacACAAACACAAAACTTATATACATTgctaatatttttaactcttcCCTTATTCCAGGTATGTTTGGATTTCACAACGACCTCCACCAGTAGCGCCAACAATGCTGGCACCATGTCAATTTCACTATCTACCGATTGCCAACCGACGGACAGGCAGCATCCAAGCGAAACCAACGAATCCAGCGGTTTATTTAGTTCGATCGTTGTTAGTTCCGTCCCGGAGAATCTGCTCTATCTGGAAAGCGACAGTGAAAATGATCGAAACTATGCTAATTCAGTAAGCTGCAGTGCTCTAAAATCGGTGGGGCAATCGACAACTGGTCCGCCTATACTCAgcacaaaagaaattctaatGAAGGCACCCGCCTTAGAAGACTGTGCCAATTTTGTCGACTGTGAGCTCCTCACTCCCGTCAACGATACATCCAAAAGCTTGGACATGCTAAGCGGTGGTGAGAAAAACTCTTCCACCGAAAATAGCATCTCGAAGGAACAACTGTACACAACGGAGGACATCAACGCGGGTCTGCTGAAAAATTCCACCAATAGAGATTACTCGAACTCGGTTAGTGCACCGGCCACCACTCCACGCTACGTGAAGCCTTATGAGCTGTCGAAGAATATGGTCACTTCGACACCCGACCAGCACAAACGACATTCGGTGGCGGGTGTTATTTCAAATCCGACCAGTCAGCGCAAATCAATCTATTCCGATGGGAAGTACCGCGGAGAAGCAATCCATTATGATAGCAACGTGATAGATATACTGTATACCATATCCAACCACATGCTTCCATGCGGGAGAAAAGTTTACTGCATTTGGATCAGTCGAGATCCGGATTCGTCGTACAATAACATGGACGATGAGGATAAGCATCAAAATTTAACGCTGACCTTCAACAGTATTACAAGCACGATTGACAATTCGCTCGGACAGGCAATCAAGAATACGGCGACAGCTCAGCACTCGGATCGACCGAATTCTGCCTCGCGAATGTCCCAGTGCGATGAAGATCTGACGCACGGCGAGTTTAGCAAGTATTATACGTTGGTGAAGCATATCGGGAAGGGAGCGTATGGTTACGTGAAGCTGAGCTATCGAAATTCCGACAGGTAAGTTGCTGGTCTTTTTTAATAGTATGTTTTACAtaataagtattttttttcagaCTACTGGTGATATCGAAATTCATACTGAAAGATAAACTTGTCCCGCAGTTTATGATCACCACCGAGGAGAAACGAGAAATTCCAATGGAAGTGTACCTGCTGATGCACGTGAAGCATCCGAATATTGTTAACATGTTTGATTGGTTTGAGAACGAAAAGTTCTTCCAAGTGGTGATGGAAATCCACGGCTCCGGGATGGATCTGTTCGAGTTTATCGATCGGCGGCCAGTGATTACCGAGAAATTAGCATGCTTCATTTTCCGCCAAATTGCAAACGCGGTGGCATTCCTGCACTCGTTGAACATTCTGCATCGCGATATCAAGGACGAGAATGTGATCATCGATCATAATTTCCACATCAAGTTGATTGATTTCGGATCGGCTACTTTTGTGCAGGAAGGTCAACTGTTTTCCACCTTTTACGGTACGACCGAGTACTGCAGCCCGGAGGTCCTTGCCGGTAATCGATACACCGGTCCGGAGTTGGAAATGTGGGCACTCGGGGTGACGCTGTATGTGTTAATGTTCTTCGAGAACCCCTTTGTAGATGTTGAGGAGATACTGCAATCCGAATTGATAATCCCGCACGAGATCAGCGAAGAACTCGAATATGTACTACTCTCGTTGTTGGACAAAAATCCTAAAACTCGAATCGTTATAAAAGATCTGCTGGAGACTGAATGGATGACCCAGGATATTAATCCGGCGCAGTTCAATTTTGCCAAGATTGTACCCTGTGAACCGTACGAAACTAATCCGGAAAAATACTACGTAGATCCGAACATTTGCTCTAGCCAGACGGGACTGTCTACTTCGCCACACAGTCTATCACTGGTGGACGACGTCGATGGGGAGGATGACGACGAGCATGCTCACATGGATGACTCGTTTATCGATCCGGATGAGATGTTGGATGACGATGTCTGTCCGCTGTCGCATGATGATGAAATGCCACCAGATAGAATCGGTGTGTTTTGGTTTGGGTTAGTTTGAACGCTTCTCAACTGGCTATCTTTTTTCAGGTGATTATTCCGGAAGAGAAGTGCATATTCTTTCAACGGGTCTGACCAGCTTATCGCTGAGGGAAGCAGACGGAACCTGCATCAGTCTGGTAGACAATCAATCTTCTACGCACCCCGCAGGTAATAAAACGGTCCCCGATCACTTTCACTACACGGGCACTGTTGGTAACTCATTGTTTGTGTCGTCATCGCCGTCCTCTACTGG carries:
- the LOC131689096 gene encoding PAS domain-containing serine/threonine-protein kinase isoform X1, whose protein sequence is MESTNASDSSFRFKTPTKSTVSWKQNPLTSTAGSAGIDNYSSFKLNHPGSPERRQNVHHFNTSGQRARVICTTSKKRVPFRSRRPADCKTPPPYGGTRGGLKPSSVFTPLNKLRTLQLSNSETDSDWRSFFRSSFEVNQSFPRIANTRERRNNAHFLLNTPLRLHRAPPAVATGGKHQRSEAATPMDRVRVDGANGLRFSAFRPKGCVSQGVSSPYNNSYVASASESIGHLPKSGINPNKAVFTIDAKTSRILIVNRNACDLLGYNSKELCEMQFANLLPNKNKMHVSALAEGQLNSEDGTVIILSGKVVELCTKSGDNVAVSLWVRQIDNETRCLAVAEPVERRIAQLLVDKSGYVISGDYEALLLFQLDSLEKFSGMDVSLLIPAIQLPDADNSMIAKHIRKQKATGKTAEGVAFPLCLMISHHDSGTDTTDSGLSNPNHLFVITIWVFTNLSGLIVIDENSIIESCNHHFSMLMFGFPQNKIIGEHITKILPNFGQECDYLGFMNRSRNATLSSLDNDESETETDHVDFENKDEFINNAINSMKCASEGLSSPVVESRKVCLDFTTTSTSSANNAGTMSISLSTDCQPTDRQHPSETNESSGLFSSIVVSSVPENLLYLESDSENDRNYANSVSCSALKSVGQSTTGPPILSTKEILMKAPALEDCANFVDCELLTPVNDTSKSLDMLSGGEKNSSTENSISKEQLYTTEDINAGLLKNSTNRDYSNSVSAPATTPRYVKPYELSKNMVTSTPDQHKRHSVAGVISNPTSQRKSIYSDGKYRGEAIHYDSNVIDILYTISNHMLPCGRKVYCIWISRDPDSSYNNMDDEDKHQNLTLTFNSITSTIDNSLGQAIKNTATAQHSDRPNSASRMSQCDEDLTHGEFSKYYTLVKHIGKGAYGYVKLSYRNSDRLLVISKFILKDKLVPQFMITTEEKREIPMEVYLLMHVKHPNIVNMFDWFENEKFFQVVMEIHGSGMDLFEFIDRRPVITEKLACFIFRQIANAVAFLHSLNILHRDIKDENVIIDHNFHIKLIDFGSATFVQEGQLFSTFYGTTEYCSPEVLAGNRYTGPELEMWALGVTLYVLMFFENPFVDVEEILQSELIIPHEISEELEYVLLSLLDKNPKTRIVIKDLLETEWMTQDINPAQFNFAKIVPCEPYETNPEKYYVDPNICSSQTGLSTSPHSLSLVDDVDGEDDDEHAHMDDSFIDPDEMLDDDVCPLSHDDEMPPDRIGDYSGREVHILSTGLTSLSLREADGTCISLVDNQSSTHPAEVIDSCDTENDILLVVLDDDDEEHDDDDDGAKNDAVRISTTDKDKNASNRGVDSSPYCSPSKSERHRRQRRQRAWETSNSSVIATDPSLGEFELEESPGECDYTNEIFDEDQDDEADEESASGSTVGELSNVS
- the LOC131689096 gene encoding PAS domain-containing serine/threonine-protein kinase isoform X2; the encoded protein is MESTNASDSSFRFKTPTKSTVSWKQNPLTSTAGSAGIDNYSSFKLNHPGSPERRQNVHHFNTSGQRARVICTTSKKRVPFRSRRPADCKTPPPYGGTRGGLKPSSVFTPLNKLRTLQLSNSETDSDWRSFFRSSFEVNQSFPRIANTRERRNNAHFLLNTPLRLHRAPPAVATGGKHQRSEAATPMDRVRVDGANGLRFSAFRPKGCVSQGVSSPYNNSYVASASESIGHLPKSGINPNKAVFTIDAKTSRILIVNRNACDLLGYNSKELCEMQFANLLPNKNKMHVSALAEGQLNSEDGTVIILSGKVVELCTKSGDNVAVSLWVRQIDNETRCLAVAEPVERRIAQLLVDKSGYVISGDYEALLLFQLDSLEKFSGMDVSLLIPAIQLPDADNSMIAKHIRKQKATGKTAEGVAFPLCLMISHHDSGTDTTDSGLSNPNHLFVITIWVFTNLSGLIVIDENSIIESCNHHFSMLMFGFPQNKIIGEHITKILPNFGQECDYLGFMNRSRNATLSSLDNDESETETDHVDFENKDEFINNAINSMKCASEGLSSPVVESRKVCLDFTTTSTSSANNAGTMSISLSTDCQPTDRQHPSETNESSGLFSSIVVSSVPENLLYLESDSENDRNYANSVSCSALKSVGQSTTGPPILSTKEILMKAPALEDCANFVDCELLTPVNDTSKSLDMLSGGEKNSSTENSISKEQLYTTEDINAGLLKNSTNRDYSNSVSAPATTPRYVKPYELSKNMVTSTPDQHKRHSVAGVISNPTSQRKSIYSDGKYRGEAIHYDSNVIDILYTISNHMLPCGRKVYCIWISRDPDSSYNNMDDEDKHQNLTLTFNSITSTIDNSLGQAIKNTATAQHSDRPNSASRMSQCDEDLTHGEFSKYYTLVKHIGKGAYGYVKLSYRNSDRLLVISKFILKDKLVPQFMITTEEKREIPMEVYLLMHVKHPNIVNMFDWFENEKFFQVVMEIHGSGMDLFEFIDRRPVITEKLACFIFRQIANAVAFLHSLNILHRDIKDENVIIDHNFHIKLIDFGSATFVQEGQLFSTFYGTTEYCSPEVLAGNRYTGPELEMWALGVTLYVLMFFENPFVDVEEILQSELIIPHEISEELEYVLLSLLDKNPKTRIVIKDLLETEWMTQDINPAQFNFAKIVPCEPYETNPEKYYVDPNICSSQTGLSTSPHSLSLVDDVDGEDDDEHAHMDDSFIDPDEMLDDDVCPLSHDDEMPPDRIGDYSGREVHILSTGLTSLSLREADGTCISLVDNQSSTHPAVIDSCDTENDILLVVLDDDDEEHDDDDDGAKNDAVRISTTDKDKNASNRGVDSSPYCSPSKSERHRRQRRQRAWETSNSSVIATDPSLGEFELEESPGECDYTNEIFDEDQDDEADEESASGSTVGELSNVS